One Bacteroidota bacterium DNA segment encodes these proteins:
- a CDS encoding sialidase family protein: protein MLKFVSKFFLFFLFSIPVFSQTVENRQVAVSPKFYQEIFDFSINDSLPLRKSEQTYQIRAAANPTGIDTKIYGYWDLQSNGGAINYIEINPNDPNNIHVTSMISTDSSSATAISMSRRVAYNFSYDGGQSWGTPAVVPIIRSGYPSLILASDSELNYFAAITSHGSPGTSLPLQSALYLDGYEGGKNFSTYLSPLHQPNSDDVLWPSIAQTTNGNIVLAGSFPSSSLLSGLSVIIFNQDRTWNNWTRLETSAKHSGRVAIASGDNGSVAVIWRSSTNPDSLLTRLSSDNGVTWGTKIAIDAENGSAGPCWTGFDAMYIGTTLYVTYTRSNYVNNDYMLANQVRLWKSNTLTSTAVIDSFVFPRLMKTTGVQNIQTNHNFAFNFSSIGKNSSGSRIYIAADAFLQGITDLDGFNYSDIILTYSDDDGTTWTIPKNITNTNDIDERYVSLSTINPIINTEGNDSNWVFMVFHEDRIPGANYATLATEARPVSGTKLKFFKLNVDYKSTETLSINISNKWNMVSVPVDISTEKNVLFPTSVTNAFIYTPGIGYTVENILKPGKGYWLKFDRDQTVVFTANPLNSLLLPVSPGWNMIGSISKPILVSKIVTNPASITTSKYFGYSNGYFIADTLKPGKGYWIKVNQQGTINLIAD from the coding sequence ATGTTAAAATTTGTATCAAAATTCTTCCTTTTTTTTCTATTTAGTATACCTGTTTTCTCTCAGACTGTTGAAAATAGGCAGGTTGCAGTAAGTCCTAAATTTTATCAAGAAATCTTTGATTTCAGCATAAATGATAGTTTACCGCTTAGAAAATCAGAACAAACATATCAAATCCGAGCGGCAGCTAATCCAACTGGCATTGATACAAAAATTTATGGGTATTGGGATTTACAAAGCAATGGCGGGGCTATTAATTACATCGAGATAAATCCGAACGACCCAAACAACATTCATGTTACATCAATGATTTCGACTGATTCGAGTAGTGCCACCGCTATCTCGATGTCGCGACGTGTTGCTTACAATTTCAGCTACGATGGTGGCCAAAGTTGGGGAACGCCGGCAGTTGTACCAATAATACGTTCGGGTTATCCTTCGTTGATACTCGCTTCTGATTCCGAATTAAATTACTTTGCTGCAATTACAAGTCACGGTTCTCCGGGAACGAGTTTACCACTGCAAAGTGCGCTTTATCTTGATGGATATGAAGGGGGGAAAAATTTTTCTACATACCTCTCTCCTCTTCACCAACCAAATAGCGACGATGTGCTTTGGCCCTCGATAGCTCAAACAACAAACGGCAATATTGTTTTAGCGGGTTCATTTCCCTCTTCAAGTTTGTTAAGTGGGTTATCGGTAATCATTTTTAATCAGGATCGAACTTGGAACAACTGGACTCGCCTTGAAACTTCGGCGAAGCATAGCGGAAGAGTTGCAATCGCTTCGGGCGATAACGGAAGCGTTGCCGTAATCTGGCGGTCAAGTACAAATCCCGATTCGCTTCTAACCCGTTTGTCCTCAGATAACGGTGTTACGTGGGGAACTAAAATTGCAATCGATGCCGAGAACGGTTCGGCGGGTCCTTGTTGGACAGGATTTGATGCAATGTACATCGGAACAACATTGTATGTTACATATACTCGCAGCAACTATGTAAACAATGACTACATGTTAGCAAACCAAGTCCGGCTTTGGAAATCGAATACACTAACTTCAACCGCAGTTATCGACAGTTTTGTTTTTCCAAGATTGATGAAAACAACCGGTGTTCAAAACATACAAACCAACCATAACTTTGCGTTTAATTTTTCATCAATCGGAAAAAACAGTTCCGGCAGCCGAATATACATCGCTGCTGATGCGTTTCTGCAGGGAATAACCGATTTGGACGGCTTCAATTACAGCGATATAATTTTAACATACAGCGATGATGACGGTACTACTTGGACAATTCCCAAAAATATTACTAATACGAATGATATCGATGAGAGATATGTATCGCTTTCGACCATCAATCCAATTATAAATACAGAAGGCAACGATAGTAACTGGGTGTTTATGGTTTTTCATGAAGATAGAATTCCGGGAGCTAACTATGCAACATTGGCAACCGAAGCACGTCCGGTTTCGGGAACAAAATTAAAATTTTTTAAACTTAACGTTGATTATAAATCGACTGAAACACTATCAATAAATATCTCTAACAAGTGGAATATGGTTTCAGTACCTGTTGATATTTCGACTGAAAAAAATGTTTTATTCCCTACCTCTGTAACGAATGCGTTTATATACACTCCGGGAATCGGTTATACTGTAGAAAATATTTTAAAGCCGGGAAAAGGTTACTGGTTAAAATTTGATAGAGACCAAACTGTTGTGTTTACAGCAAATCCATTGAACTCACTTCTACTCCCAGTTTCACCTGGTTGGAATATGATTGGTTCGATAAGTAAGCCAATACTGGTTAGTAAGATAGTTACAAATCCCGCCAGTATTACGACATCAAAATATTTTGGATACTCGAACGGATATTTTATTGCCGATACTTTGAAGCCTGGTAAAGGATATTGGATAAAGGTAAATCAACAAGGAACTATTAATTTGATTGCTGATTAA
- a CDS encoding NAD(P)H-binding protein, translating to MHIFLTGSTGYVGNRILLALINSKNQVSVLVRNESVNKIPDKLKPNLRIIKGDVRNNESYAGELSGCDAVIYLPGLIREFPKRGITFQQIHFDGVKNMIDSSKREGVKRFLLMSANGVKPNASTEYLRTKYDAEEYLKQSGLNWTIFRPSVIFGDENEGRYNFISVIVDLLNQLPLFVPVIGNGEYRFQPISIYNVADAFVKSLEIEQTIGRTYSLCGKEVFTYNQLVNIILKIVNRKKMKLHIPVWNMKLLAKLFDKFDWFPVTHDQIMMLLEENICRDEVDIFVKMNIKPIYLEDGIKVFHKKFL from the coding sequence ATGCACATATTTTTAACAGGATCAACCGGTTATGTAGGGAATAGAATTTTGTTGGCACTCATTAATTCTAAAAATCAGGTAAGTGTTTTAGTTCGTAATGAATCTGTAAACAAAATTCCGGATAAGTTAAAACCGAATTTGAGAATAATAAAGGGTGATGTAAGAAACAATGAAAGTTATGCCGGAGAGCTATCTGGTTGCGATGCAGTAATTTATCTGCCCGGTCTTATTCGCGAGTTCCCTAAACGAGGAATTACATTTCAACAAATTCACTTTGATGGTGTAAAGAATATGATTGATTCCTCAAAGCGGGAAGGAGTGAAGCGTTTTTTATTAATGAGCGCCAACGGTGTGAAACCAAATGCTTCAACGGAATATCTTCGAACAAAATATGATGCTGAAGAATACTTGAAACAAAGCGGACTGAATTGGACTATCTTCAGGCCATCAGTAATATTTGGCGATGAGAACGAAGGCAGGTATAATTTTATTTCTGTTATTGTTGATTTGTTGAATCAACTGCCGCTGTTCGTTCCGGTAATCGGAAATGGCGAATACAGGTTTCAACCAATCTCCATTTATAATGTCGCAGATGCTTTTGTAAAAAGTTTGGAAATAGAACAAACAATCGGCAGAACATATTCCTTGTGTGGTAAAGAGGTTTTTACTTATAATCAATTAGTAAATATAATTCTGAAAATAGTAAATCGAAAAAAAATGAAACTCCATATTCCAGTTTGGAATATGAAGCTACTCGCAAAATTGTTTGATAAATTTGATTGGTTTCCTGTAACGCACGATCAGATTATGATGCTTCTTGAAGAAAATATTTGTCGAGACGAAGTAGATATTTTTGTGAAGATGAATATTAAACCAATCTATTTGGAAGATGGGATAAAAGTATTTCACAAAAAATTTTTGTAA
- a CDS encoding VTT domain-containing protein, translated as MFWIAFIEASFFPIPPDVLLIALAVATPRKAFKFALICTAGSVIGAYLGYLIGYGFFEVIGKPILSFYGALDKFDSVLQTYREHGFLALFIAGFTPIPYKVFTIAAGFNQTIDLLTLTLGSLVGRASRFFLVGGLLYLFGARIKIFIDKYFDKLSLAFVILFILGIVTIKWLI; from the coding sequence TTGTTTTGGATTGCATTTATCGAGGCATCATTCTTTCCGATTCCACCGGATGTACTGTTAATTGCCTTAGCAGTAGCCACACCTCGGAAGGCATTTAAATTTGCACTTATTTGCACTGCCGGTTCTGTAATAGGCGCCTATTTAGGCTATCTCATTGGGTACGGATTTTTTGAAGTCATCGGCAAACCGATACTCAGTTTTTATGGAGCGCTTGATAAATTCGACTCCGTCCTTCAAACTTATCGCGAGCATGGTTTCTTAGCACTTTTTATAGCCGGATTTACACCAATCCCTTACAAAGTTTTCACAATCGCAGCAGGTTTTAATCAAACAATTGATTTACTCACACTCACTCTCGGTTCGCTTGTTGGCCGTGCTTCAAGGTTTTTCCTTGTCGGTGGTTTATTGTACCTCTTCGGTGCTCGGATAAAAATATTTATTGATAAGTATTTCGATAAATTATCATTAGCATTTGTTATTCTTTTCATACTCGGAATTGTTACTATAAAGTGGCTTATCTAA
- a CDS encoding pseudouridine synthase — protein sequence MEPSKENIVSLPRAISKLGAASRKQAEELIRSGRVSVNGTVSKNISIRIDLRKDKIKLDSVDIQKKKFSYLILNKPKGYVTTRSDELNRKTIYDLIKNIRKWVFPVGRLDKDTTGLLLLTNDNKLGEVLTNPKSGIHKTYVAKINKPVDRIALEKLRGGVFIGEGLKTLHAKVNIINGSRTEIMLTIVEGKNRQVRRMFESLNYKVIELKRIQIGPIILGSLDSGCFRHLTKPEVEKLLEHK from the coding sequence ATGGAGCCGAGTAAAGAAAATATCGTGAGTTTGCCGCGGGCAATTTCAAAATTAGGTGCTGCATCTCGTAAGCAAGCAGAAGAATTAATTCGGTCAGGTCGTGTTTCAGTAAATGGAACAGTTTCAAAAAATATTTCTATCAGAATTGATTTACGAAAAGATAAAATTAAGTTGGATAGTGTGGATATACAAAAGAAGAAATTCTCCTATCTTATTTTGAATAAACCGAAAGGTTATGTAACAACCCGTTCCGATGAATTAAATCGTAAAACAATTTACGATTTAATTAAAAATATCCGAAAATGGGTTTTTCCTGTAGGAAGATTGGATAAGGATACAACCGGGTTGCTACTCTTAACAAATGATAATAAATTGGGGGAGGTTCTTACAAATCCGAAATCAGGGATTCATAAAACGTATGTTGCAAAGATTAACAAACCGGTTGACCGTATAGCTTTAGAAAAATTAAGAGGTGGTGTTTTTATTGGAGAAGGATTGAAAACACTCCACGCAAAAGTAAACATAATAAACGGTTCAAGAACAGAAATTATGCTGACTATAGTTGAAGGTAAAAACCGGCAAGTCAGAAGAATGTTCGAATCTCTGAATTACAAAGTGATAGAACTGAAACGCATCCAAATCGGACCGATAATATTAGGCAGTTTAGATTCAGGGTGCTTCAGGCATCTTACAAAGCCGGAAGTTGAAAAATTATTGGAACATAAATGA
- a CDS encoding NUDIX pyrophosphatase, with amino-acid sequence MTQVASLYIEVCVFKFEKGKPEYLILQRSDTEIIYPGIFQFITGTIEEGETAIAAAKREMIEEINISHKNFWVIPFINPFYVYTRDVVNLSPMFLAEVENDKIPLLSPEHQTYEWCDYETALKRLNWHGQREALKIVNNFLTEKESRFTTC; translated from the coding sequence ATGACCCAAGTAGCTTCGTTATATATTGAAGTCTGTGTGTTTAAATTTGAAAAAGGGAAGCCAGAATATCTGATTCTTCAAAGGTCGGACACCGAAATAATTTATCCTGGAATATTTCAATTTATAACAGGGACAATCGAAGAAGGGGAAACTGCCATAGCTGCCGCAAAACGCGAAATGATAGAGGAAATTAACATTTCTCATAAAAATTTTTGGGTTATCCCATTCATAAATCCATTCTATGTATATACCAGGGATGTAGTAAATTTATCACCAATGTTTCTTGCAGAAGTTGAAAACGATAAAATCCCTCTACTGTCTCCCGAACACCAAACGTATGAATGGTGTGATTATGAGACGGCCTTGAAACGGCTAAATTGGCATGGGCAGAGAGAGGCATTAAAAATTGTGAATAATTTTCTTACAGAAAAGGAGAGCAGGTTTACAACTTGCTGA